One stretch of Zonotrichia leucophrys gambelii isolate GWCS_2022_RI chromosome 13, RI_Zleu_2.0, whole genome shotgun sequence DNA includes these proteins:
- the SMAD5 gene encoding mothers against decapentaplegic homolog 5: MTSMASLFSFTSPAVKRLLGWKQGDEEEKWAEKAVDALVKKLKKKKGAMEELEKALSSPGQPSKCVTIPRSLDGRLQVSHRKGLPHVIYCRVWRWPDLQSHHELKPLDICEFPFGSKQKEVCINPYHYKRVESPVLPPVLVPRHSEFNPQHSLLVQFRNLSHNEPHMPHNATFPDSFQQPNSTPFSISPNSPYPPSPASSTYPSSPASSGPSSPFQLPADTPPPAYMPPDEQMGQDNSQSMDTSNTMIPQIMPNISTRDVQPVAYEEPKHWCSIVYYELNNRVGEAFHASSTSVLVDGFTDPSNNKNRFCLGLLSNVNRNSTIENTRRHIGKGVHLYYVGGEVYAECLSDSSIFVQSRNCNYHHGFHPTTVCKIPSGCSLKIFNNQEFAQLLAQSVNHGFEAVYELTKMCTIRMSFVKGWGAEYHRQDVTSTPCWIEIHLHGPLQWLDKVLTQMGSPLNPISSVS, translated from the exons ATGACGTCAATGGCCAGTTTGTTCTCCTTTACTAGCCCAGCTGTAAAGCGTCTGTTGGGCTGGAAACAAGgagatgaagaggaaaaatgggCAGAAAAAGCTGTTGATGCTTTggtgaaaaagctgaaaaagaaaaagggtgCTATGGAAGAACTGGAGAAGGCCttgagcagcccagggcagcccagcaaGTGCGTTACAATCCCCCGCTCCTTGGATGGGCGGCTGCAGGTGTCTCACAGGAAGGGCCTTCCCCACGTCATCTACTGCCGTGTGTGGCGCTGGCCGGATCTGCAGAGCCACCACGAGCTGAAGCCCTTGGATATTTGTGAATTTCCTTTTGGATCCAAACAAAAGGAAGTCTGCATCAATCCATACCACTACAAGAGGGTGGAGAGCCCAG TTCTACCTCCAGTGTTAGTGCCTAGACATAGTGAATTCAACCCCCAGCACAGTCTGCTAGTTCAGTTCAGGAACCTGAGCCACAACGAGCCGCACATGCCTCACAACGCGACGTTTCcggactccttccagcagcccaACAGCACTCCATTCTCCATCTCACCAAACAGCCCCTACCCCCCttctccagccagcagcacttACCCGAGctccccagccagctctgggccaTCCAGTCCCTTTCAGCTGCCAG CTGATACTCCACCTCCTGCATATATGCCCCCTGATGAACAAATGGGGCAGGATAATTCACAGTCTATGGACACAAGCAATACAATGATCCCTCAGATCATGCCAAATATATCTACCAGAG ATGTTCAGCCCGTTGCCTATGAAGAACCCAAACACTGGTGTTCCATTGTGTATTATGAGTTAAATAACCGTGTTGGGGAGGCTTTCCATGCATCTTCCACAAGTGTCTTAGTAGATGGCTTTACAGATCCCTCCAATAACAAGAACAGGTTCTGCTTAGGTTTGCTCTCCAACGTTAATCGCAACTCAACGATCGAGAACACTCGGCGGCACATTGGCAAAG GAGTCCATCTCTACTATGTTGGTGGAGAAGTCTATGCTGAGTGTTTAAGTGATAGCAGCATATTTGTACAGAGCAGGAACTGCAACTACCACCATGGCTTTCATCCAACAACTGTATGCAAGATTCCCAGTGGATGCAGCCTGAAGATTTTTAACAATCAGGAGTTTGCTCAGCTTCTAGCTCAGTCTGTCAATCATGGATTTGAAGCAGTCTATGAGCTCACCAAAATGTGCACCATTCGAATGAGTTTTGTAAAG ggctggggagctgaaTATCACCGGCAGGATGTCACGAGCACCCCGTGCTGGATAGAAATTCATCTTCATGGGCCCCTCCAGTGGCTGGATAAAGTACTTACACAAATGGGTTCTCCTCTTAATCCCATCTCATCTGTTTCATAG